In Candidatus Roseilinea sp., one DNA window encodes the following:
- a CDS encoding amidase yields MIYRFTPARYYTTIGGHEPALTIANGDTVITTCVDAWGHDARGECIAPRPNPMTGPFFIQGARPGDVLAVHLDRITPNREWGWVRTSLAFNAVDPDFVRELPERDQAIGKWRVDLAAGTATLESPQTRLGAFTLPLAPMIGCFGVAPAGGEAISTVTSGPHGGNMDYNGFVAGVTAYFPVFVEGALFHIGDGHALQGDGEISGTGIEISMEVQFTVRVIERKAIGWPRGEDADFIFTVGNARPLDQALQHATTEMARWLRDDYGLDAHATGILMGQAARYDLGNFFDPAYTMVCKIPRRYLPK; encoded by the coding sequence ATGATCTATCGCTTTACGCCGGCGCGCTACTACACCACCATTGGTGGGCATGAGCCGGCGCTTACGATTGCCAACGGCGACACGGTGATCACCACGTGCGTAGATGCGTGGGGGCATGACGCGCGGGGCGAGTGCATTGCCCCGAGGCCGAACCCGATGACCGGCCCGTTCTTCATCCAGGGCGCCCGGCCCGGCGACGTGCTGGCCGTGCATCTGGATCGCATCACCCCCAATCGCGAATGGGGTTGGGTGCGCACCTCGCTCGCATTCAACGCGGTGGACCCAGACTTTGTGCGCGAGTTGCCCGAACGCGATCAGGCCATCGGCAAGTGGCGGGTGGATCTGGCTGCCGGTACGGCGACGCTCGAGTCGCCGCAGACCCGCTTGGGTGCATTCACGCTGCCCCTCGCGCCGATGATCGGTTGCTTCGGCGTGGCGCCCGCCGGTGGCGAAGCCATCAGCACCGTGACGTCCGGCCCGCATGGCGGCAACATGGACTACAACGGCTTCGTGGCCGGCGTCACCGCCTACTTCCCGGTGTTCGTCGAAGGCGCGCTGTTCCACATCGGCGATGGCCATGCGCTGCAAGGCGATGGCGAGATTAGCGGCACCGGTATCGAAATCTCGATGGAAGTGCAATTCACCGTGCGCGTGATCGAACGCAAGGCGATCGGCTGGCCGCGCGGCGAAGACGCCGATTTCATCTTCACCGTCGGCAACGCGCGCCCGCTCGACCAAGCGTTACAGCACGCCACGACTGAAATGGCCCGCTGGCTGCGCGATGACTACGGGCTAGATGCACACGCGACCGGCATCCTGATGGGCCAGGCTGCCCGATACGACCTGGGCAACTTCTTCGACCCGGCCTACACCATGGTGTGCAAGATTCCGCGCCGCTACCTGCCGAAGTAA